One Molothrus aeneus isolate 106 chromosome 6, BPBGC_Maene_1.0, whole genome shotgun sequence genomic window carries:
- the LOC136558226 gene encoding rab9 effector protein with kelch motifs-like yields MPSCLHGHTATYDPDTKRIYIFGGIREDKDYSSIYILDTVTWKWLFVAAKGRIPALTYHSATIYNKELFVFGGTFPRKASLAVAPCSNMLYVFNPEHEIWYQPISEGEKPLPRLGHSATLLKNKLVIFGGQRTSVYLSDMHILDLGFMEYTSVPLLAGQPSARSFHAALAVSDQKVLISGGCNAKGALQDAFVFHLDTLSWSTVIHHDLCSVPRAGHTLLDLTPAHLIDMDKENKEEQKLHTVLVFGGSNCAGTFYNSTLKIQLDLG; encoded by the exons ATGCCATCATGCTTGCATGGTCACACAGCCACCTATGACCCTGACACCAAGCGGATCTACATCTTTGGGGGCATAAGGGAGGACAAAGACTACAGCAGCATTTACATTCTGGACACAGTCACCTGGAAATGGCTCTTTGTGGCT GCTAAAGGGAGGATACCAGCGCTCACCTACCACAGTGCAACTATCTACAACAAGGAGCTCTTTGTTTTTGGAGGAACTTTCCCCAGAAAGGCATCACTGGCAGTTGCACCCTGCAGCAATATGCTCTATGTCTTCAATCCAGAGCATGAAATTTGGTATCAGCCCATTTCAGAAGGGGAGAAGCCTCTTCCTAGGCTTGG GCATTCAGCTACTCTATTGAAAAACAAGCtggtgatttttgggggtcAGAGGACTTCTGTCTACCTCAGTGACATGCACATTCTGGATCTGG GTTTCATGGAGTACACATCAGTCCCTCTCCTGGCAGGACAGCCTTCTGCACGTAG CTTTCAcgcagctctggctgtgtcgGACCAGAAGGTTCTGATCAGTGGAGGCTGCAATGCCAAAGGAGCCTTGCAAGATGCCTTTGTCTTCCACTTAG ACACTCTTTCATGGAGCACAGTGATCCACCACGACCTCTGCTCTGTTCCCCGAGCTGGCCACACATTGCTTGACCTGACTCCTGCCCACTTGATAGATATGGACAAGGAGAACAAAGAGGAGCAGAAGCTGCACACGGTGTTGGTCTTTGGGGGCTCCAACTGTGCTGGGACCTTTTATAACAGCACCCTCAAGATCCAGCTGGACCTAGGATAA